CCGACGGCCCCGTCGTCTTCGCCGAGCTGCGCCAGCAGGGCCTCCTCGATCTGGTCATCTCGGCCACGGGCACAACCACCGTTCTGCGCAGCATCGACGGCACCCCGAGCTACGCCGAGCCCCCCAACCAGGCGGCACTGCCCGCCATGACGTGGAGCGCCCTGGGGCAGACGAACACCGTACCCGCCACAGCCCTTCCCGACCTCTACACCGTCGGCGGCTCGGGTCAGTTCGGCTGGCAGAAAAACAAGGGCGACGGCACCTTCGGACCCGTCGTCACAACCCCCATTCAGACGGGGGCCGTGCAGTTCGCGCTGGCCGACCTCAATCGTGACGGCAAGCTCGACGCCGTGGTGGGCAACACGTCGAGCGGCACGGTCGATGTGCTGCTGGGCAACGGCGACGGCACCTTCAAGGTATTGCAGACCAACGTGAATGGCGGCGCAGCGGGCGTGGCGCTGGCCGATCTCAACCACGACAACATCCCCGACATCGTGGCCGCCACCATCTCAAACAACGAGATGATCACCGTAGCCCTGGGCAATGGAGACGGCACATTCAAGGCGCCGCTGAACACGACCGCCATCGCTTCGGGCGGTTCCTACGTCCCCTCGATCGGCGATATCAATGGCGACGGCAACCCCGACATCGTGGAAGGACGCTATGGCGACGGTACGATAACCCTGCTGCTGGGCAACGGCGACGGCACCTTCCAGGCGTACCAGAACTTTGGCGTGGGTTCGTACGGAACCGCGCTCGGCGACTTCAACGGCGACGGCCGGCTCGATATCGCCGCCGCCCAAAGCAGCAATGTCACCGTCTTCCTCAACGACGGCAAGGGCGGCTTCACCCAGGGCCCTCTGATCGATGTCGGAGCTTCGACCTCCAACCCTGTGGCCACTGACATCAACGGCGACGGCAAGCTTGACCTGGTGTACGGGTCATTCGTCCACGCCGACGTCGTGCTGCTGCTGGGCAACGGCGACGGCACCTTCCAGGCGCCGAC
The window above is part of the Pseudomonadota bacterium genome. Proteins encoded here:
- a CDS encoding VCBS repeat-containing protein, which encodes DGPVVFAELRQQGLLDLVISATGTTTVLRSIDGTPSYAEPPNQAALPAMTWSALGQTNTVPATALPDLYTVGGSGQFGWQKNKGDGTFGPVVTTPIQTGAVQFALADLNRDGKLDAVVGNTSSGTVDVLLGNGDGTFKVLQTNVNGGAAGVALADLNHDNIPDIVAATISNNEMITVALGNGDGTFKAPLNTTAIASGGSYVPSIGDINGDGNPDIVEGRYGDGTITLLLGNGDGTFQAYQNFGVGSYGTALGDFNGDGRLDIAAAQSSNVTVFLNDGKGGFTQGPLIDVGASTSNPVATDINGDGKLDLVYGSFVHADVVLLLGNGDGTFQAPTLTGTNGPSVAPAVGDINGDYKPDYVTPNFQGTAVTINLHK